A window of the Pogona vitticeps strain Pit_001003342236 chromosome 4, PviZW2.1, whole genome shotgun sequence genome harbors these coding sequences:
- the VCPIP1 gene encoding deubiquitinating protein VCPIP1, with product MSQPPQQHPSQQEQPPVAAPVSKKRDRRIFSGTCPDPKCQARLFFPAHGPLSSGSIECTDCGQRHEQRQLVGVEEVTDPDLVLHNLLRNALLGVSGAGPPRKNTELVKVMGLSNYHCKLLSPILARYGMDKQTGKAKLLTEMNQGDVFDCALLGDRAFLIEPEHVDTVGYGKDRSGSLLYLHDTLEDIKKANSSQECLIPVHVDGDGHCLVHAISRALVGRELFWHALRENLKKHFIENLSRYKALFHDFIDAAEWEDIINECDPLFVPPEGVPMGLRNIHIFGLANVLHRPIILLDSLSGMRSSGDYSATFLPGLIPEEKCMGKDGMLNKPICIAWSSSGRNHYIPLVGIKGAALPKLPMKLLPKAWGVPQDLIKKYIKLEEDGGCVIGGDRSLQDKYLMRLVAAMEEVFMEKHGIHPSLVADVHQYFYRRTGVIGVQPEDVTAAAKKAVTDSRLHKCLICGALSELHVPPEWLAPGGKLYNLAKTTHGQLRPDKNYSFPLNSLVCSYNPVKDVLVPDYSLSNLTACNWCHGSLVRRVRSDGSVVYLDGDRTNTRSTGGKCGCGFKHFWEGKEYDNLPEAFPITLEWGGRVVRETVYWFQYESDPSLNSNVYDVAMKLVTKHFPGEFGSEILVQKVVNTILHQTAKKNPDDYTPVNIDGAHARRADDVQQEQVMESQLPTKIILTGQKTKTLHKEELTMSKTERAIQQNIAEQAPVMQKRKTEKLKQVQKAPTRTSSPGAIPEGSSSAPATPTKSPYSPTSTKEKKIRITTNDGRQAMLNLKSTTTFLELQESIVREFNIPPHLQCIRVGFPPKELLPPKEGQENEPVPLLHGDRITVEILKGKEDSSQTTSVHSTHAVKHDDAAVTSKISSKELQEQIDKEMYSLCLLATFMGEDVWSYAKGLPHLFQQGGVFYNIMKKTMGLADGNHCTFPHLPGKTFVYNAAEDRLELCVDAAGHFPVGSDVEDLVKEALTQVRSEASSRSREASPSHGVLKLGSGGVVKKKSEQLHNVTAFQGKGHSLGTAAGSQQLHQRARESLLARKQSTGTDFSLSSAKSEPSAYTGDSGNSELIRIAPGVGTMRDSRQLDPNLIEAQRKKLQEMVSSIQASMDRHLRDQNTEQVATNDFSQRKLEAASSSVKTRSPQTALSESFTLSSGSGHLNTETTDGNVPNAVGTTFPTRSKAQKGNSVEEPEEMDSQDAEITNTAEPMDHS from the exons ATGTCTCAGCCGCCTCAGCAACATCCGTCTCAGCAGGAGCAGCCGCCCGTGGCAGCCCCGGTCTCGAAGAAGAGGGACCGGCGTATCTTCTCCGGGACTTGCCCGGATCCCAAGTGCCAGGCGCGCTTGTTTTTTCCGGCGCACGGGCCTCTGAGCAGCGGGAGCATCGAGTGCACGGACTGCGGGCAGCGCCATGAGCAGCGGCagttggtgggggtggaggaggtgACGGACCCGGACCTGGTGCTGCACAACTTGCTGCGGAACGCATTGCTGGGGGTGAGCGGCGCTGGTCCCCCCCGGAAGAACACGGAACTGGTTAAAGTCATGGGCCTGTCCAACTATCATTGCAAACTGCTCTCTCCTATCCTGGCTCGTTATGGCATGGATAAACAGACTGGCAAGGCCAAGCTCCTGACGGAGATGAACCAGGGAGACGTCTTTGACTGCGCTCTTCTTGGGGACCGTGCCTTCCTGATTGAGCCTGAGCATGTTGACACGGTAGGTTATGGCAAAGATCGCTCTGGCAGCCTCCTTTATTTGCATGACACGTTGGAAGATATCAAGAAGGCCAACAGTAGCCAGGAGTGCCTCATCCCGGTCCATGTGGATGGTGATGGCCATTGCTTAGTCCATGCAATCTCTCGGGCGCTGGTGGGCAGGGAGCTGTTCTGGCATGCTTTGCGAGAGAACCTCAAGAAGCACTTTATAGAGAATCTCAGCCGCTACAAAGCTCTTTTTCATGATTTCATTGATGCCGCAGAATGGGAAGATATAATCAATGAATGTGATCCTTTGTTCGTTCCTCCAGAGGGTGTACCAATGGGCCTTCGAAACATCCACATATTTGGACTGGCCAATGTACTACACCGACCCATTATTCTCTTGGATTCCCTGAGTGGAATGCGTAGTTCAGGAGACTACTCCGCTACTTTCCTTCCTGGTTTGATACCTGAAGAAAAATGCATGGGGAAAGATGGCATGTTGAACAAACCAATCTGCATTGCCTGGAGTAGTTCTGGACGTAATCATTATATTCCTTTGGTTGGAATAAAAGGTGCTGCTTTGCCTAAATTGCCTATGAAATTACTTCCCAAAGCTTGGGGAGTACCTCAGGACCTTATTAAAAAATACATCAAGTTGGAAGAGGATGGTGGGTGTGTGATAGGAGGAGACAGAAGTTTGCAAGACAAATACTTGATGAGGTTAGTTGCTGCCATGGAAGAAGTCTTCATGGAGAAGCATGGTATTCATCCGAGTTTAGTAGCTGATGTACATCAATATTTCTATAGACGGACAGGTGTAATAGGAGTTCAGCCTGAAGATGTCACAGCAGCTGCTAAAAAGGCAGTGACGGACAGCCGCCTTCACAAGTGTCTCATTTGTGGTGCCCTTTCAGAACTTCATGTTCCTCCAGAGTGGCTTGCTCCAGGAGGGAAGCTGTACAACCTGGCAAAAACGACTCACGGCCAGTTGAGGCCTGACAAAAATTATAGCTTCCCTCTTAACAGCTTAGTATGTTCCTATAATCCTGTGAAGGATGTACTTGTACCAGACTACAGTTTGAGTAATTTGACTGCCTGTAACTGGTGCCATGGCTCATTGGTGCGTCGTGTCAGAAGTGATGGCTCTGTTGTGTATTTGGATGGTGATAGAACAAACACTAGATCTACAGGTGGCAAATGTGGTTGTGGATTCAAGCATTTTTGGGAAGGTAAAGAATACGACAATCTCCCTGAAGCATTCCCTATTACTTTGGAGTGGGGTGGCAGAGTTGTGAGGGAGACAGTATACTGGTTCCAGTATGAAAGTGATCCATCCCTAAACAGCAATGTGTATGACGTTGCAATGAAACTTGTGACTAAGCATTTCCCTGGAGAATTTGGCAGTGAGATTCTTGTCCAAAAAGTTGTCAACACAATTCTGCATCAGACAGCCAAAAAGAACCCTGATGATTATACACCCGTAAACATCGATGGAGCTCATGCCCGAAGAGCTGATGATGTGCAACAAGAACAAGTCATGGAGTCTCAGCTTCCAACCAAAATTATTCTTActgggcagaaaacaaaaacattgcacAAAGAAGAGCTAACTATGAGTAAAACCGAAAGAGCCATTCAGCAAAACATTGCAGAACAGGCACCTGTTATGCAAAAACGAAAAACTGAAAAATTGAAACAAGTACAAAAGGCACCAACTAGAACTTCATCTCCAGGTGCTATTCCTGAAGGGTCATCCTCTGCTCCTGCCACCCCCACCAAATCACCATATTCGCCAACAtctacaaaggaaaagaaaatacgcATAACTACTAATGATGGGCGGCAGGCCATGCTCAATTTGAAGTCCACAACTACATTTCTAGAATTGCAAGAAAGCATTGTAAGAGAATTTAATATTCCTCCACATTTGCAGTGCATTCGTGTTGGCTTTCCTCCCAAAGAGCTTTTGCCACCCAAAGAAGGACAGGAAAATGAACCTGTCCCTCTGTTGCATGGAGACAGAATAACTGTTGAGATCCTCAAAGGAAAGGAGGATAGCAGCCAGACTACTTCAGTGCACTCAACCCATGCTGTGAAACATGATGATGCTGCAGTTACTAGTAAAATCTCTTCCAAGGAACTCCAAGAGCAAATTGACAAGGAAATGTACTCCTTGTGCCTTCTAGCAACGTTTATGG GAGAAGATGTTTGGTCTTATGCAAAGGGGCTTCCTCACTTGTTTCAGCAGGGTGGTGTGTTCTACAATATAATGAAGAAAACAATGG GCCTGGCTGATGGTAACCACTGTACTTTTCCACACTTGCCTGGTAAGACTTTTGTATACAATGCAGCAGAAGATAGATTAGAGCTCTGTGTGGATGCTGCTGGTCATTTCCCAGTGGGTTCTGATGTTGAAGACTTGGTTAAGGAAGCCCTAACTCAAGTGCGTTCTGAGGCTTCTTCAAGAAGCAGGGAAGCAAGTCCTTCACATGGAGTCCTAAAGTTAGGTAGTGGTGGAGTTGTTAAAAAGAAGTCGGAGCAACTTCATAATGTAACTGCATTTCAAGGAAAAGGCCATTCTCTGGGAACTGCAGCTGGAAGTCAGCAGCTTCATCAAAGAGCTAGAGAATCTCTACTTGCTAGAAAGCAAAGCACAGGCACGGATTTCAGTCTCAGTTCTGCCAAATCTGAGCCTTCTGCATACACAGGCGATTCTGGAAACAGTGAGCTTATACGGATAGCTCCTGGAGTCGGAACAATGAGAGACAGCAGGCAGCTTGATCCTAATTTGATTGAGGCTCAGCGAAAAAAATTGCAGGAAATGGTTTCTTCAATTCAGGCTTCAATGGACAGACACTTGCGGGATCAGAATACAGAGCAAGTGGCAACAAATGATTTTTCTCAAAGGAAATTGGAGGCAGCAAGTTCATCTGTTAAGACAAGAAGCCCTCAGACTGCTTTGTCTGAATCATTTACTTTATCAAGTGGCAGTGGACATTTGAATACAGAAACAACTGATGGTAATGTGCCCAATGCAGTGGGAACAACCTTCCCCACAAGATCAAAAGCGCAAAAAGGAAATTCTGTTGAAGAACCTGAAGAGATGGACAGTCAAGATGCAGAAATCACTAATACAGCTGAGCCAATGGATCATTCTTGA